From Maylandia zebra isolate NMK-2024a linkage group LG11, Mzebra_GT3a, whole genome shotgun sequence, one genomic window encodes:
- the LOC106675385 gene encoding uncharacterized protein LOC106675385, giving the protein MLWSLLFITLIGRSTQQDPGWETIKLDDKVAFQSSVYTVNGLNYSADRALDGNYSTCSNTVEQQPTSWWTVDLLGLYEISCISIYNINQHNVDLRDAHILIGNSSERNAADTTECATINTTISGGNKAFNCENGPKWGRYVTVYKNTSGLVILCEVTMKGIKKEPFKLIKENKTWADALYHCREEHMDLVSILDNKTQVWVELEAQKADTPFVWLGLHYSCTLDLWFWADDHCVGFDQWADKTRTADCSISGAMNTSGNHLWYKKSVYDKYNFICAV; this is encoded by the exons ATGCTGTGGAGTCTGTTGTTCATCACTTTGATTG GAAGATCAACTCAACAGGATCCAG GATGGGAAACTATCAAACTGGATGACAAAGTGGCATTTCAGTCTTCAGTCTACACAGTAAATGGTCTCAACTACTCTGCTGACAGAGCTTTGGACGGAAATTATTCAACATGTTCTAACACTGTAGAACAACAGCCCACCAGCTGGTGGACAGTTGACTTATTGGGTCTATATGAAATTTCCTGCATCAGCATTTACAACATAAATCAACACAATGTTGATCTAAGAGACGCTCACATCCTCATCGGGAACTCATCTGAGAGAAATGCTGCTGACACCACTGA GTGTGCAACAATCAACACAACTATTAGTGGAGGAAATAAAGCATTTAACTGTGAAAATGGACCAAAGTGGGGGCGTTATGTAACTGTGTACAAAAACACATCTGGGCTTGTGATTCTGTGTGAGGTGACGATGAAAGGCATAAAAAAAG agCCCTTTAAACTGATTAAAGAGAACAAGACATGGGCAGACGCCCTGTACCACTGCAGAGAGGAACACATGGATCTGGTTTCCATCCTTGATAACAAGACCCAGGTCTGGGTTGAGTTGGAGGCTCAGAAGGCTGACACTCCCTTTGTCTGGCTGGGTCTTCACTACAGCTGCACCCTGGACCTCTGGTTCTGGGCTGATGATCATTGTGTAGGTTTTGATCAGTGGGCTGACAAGACAAGAACAGCAGACTGTAGCATAAGTGGTGCCATGAATACAAGTGGGAACCATTTGTGGTACAAGAAGTCTGTTTATGATAAATATAATTTCATCTGTGCAGTGTAA